Proteins found in one Paenibacillus sp. FSL R10-2782 genomic segment:
- a CDS encoding iron ABC transporter permease: MGFLSVKQIRAWSLTLALIALALLIVLPLLQIFIQSVYVDGQLQWSAPFQTLAASRFMGVLFGSIWLGICVIAGTTVLALPLAWVMSNTRLASWRWLDVVLLIPFMTPPYIGSMGWILFMQKNGYLEQLFPSLHFLTPFFFSFGGMVMIMSLHLFPFLYLLLRGALVRIGGSLEEAGAVMGGGFLYRFRRIILPLLLSAYGMGALLIFVKTIAEFGTPATFGRRIGYEVMTSEIHKYISSWPIDFGKATSMASVLLTACLLVWYVQSVINRKYTYRLVGGKGSRPSRLRVSGWTTGLSIAFILLLLMASIGIPYFSIIAASTMKLRGIGLAWDNFTLDYYKELLSWGSESMEALLNSIFLSLGASTIAVMLGTWFALVIGGSRTRLQRTVDAFSLLPNTVPGIVMVVGLILWWNSPWMPIPLYNTYGMVILTYVVLFVPYTVQYVKSAFTQVDTALFQAGQVFGGRPTYVFRRIVLPLILPGMLAGWMMTFTIASRELVGSLLILPPSIQTSATYIFAQFEQGQVSLGMAMAVISVGLTTLLLILMESLNSQRKWK; the protein is encoded by the coding sequence ATGGGGTTCTTATCCGTCAAACAGATCAGAGCGTGGAGTCTGACACTCGCTCTGATCGCGCTTGCTTTACTGATCGTGCTGCCGTTGCTACAAATCTTCATCCAAAGTGTGTATGTAGATGGACAATTACAATGGTCTGCGCCTTTCCAGACGTTGGCTGCATCCCGATTTATGGGTGTGCTGTTCGGCTCGATCTGGCTGGGCATTTGTGTTATTGCCGGAACGACGGTGCTTGCACTTCCGCTCGCGTGGGTCATGTCCAACACGCGTCTCGCTAGCTGGCGCTGGCTGGACGTGGTGCTATTGATTCCGTTTATGACCCCACCCTATATCGGGTCCATGGGCTGGATTTTGTTTATGCAAAAAAACGGGTATCTGGAGCAGTTGTTTCCGAGCCTGCATTTCTTGACCCCGTTCTTTTTCAGCTTTGGCGGCATGGTGATGATCATGAGTCTGCATCTGTTTCCGTTCCTGTACCTGCTGCTGCGCGGTGCGCTGGTTAGGATTGGCGGCAGTCTCGAAGAGGCCGGAGCCGTTATGGGCGGCGGCTTTCTGTACAGGTTCCGCCGGATCATTTTACCGCTGCTGCTGTCGGCTTACGGAATGGGCGCGCTGCTCATTTTCGTCAAAACGATTGCCGAGTTTGGAACCCCCGCCACTTTTGGGCGACGTATCGGGTATGAGGTCATGACATCGGAAATTCACAAATACATTTCCAGTTGGCCGATTGATTTCGGCAAGGCGACATCCATGGCCTCAGTGCTTTTAACTGCCTGTCTGCTCGTGTGGTATGTGCAATCGGTGATCAACCGTAAGTACACATACAGGCTGGTAGGTGGTAAAGGTTCTCGTCCTTCCCGTCTTCGTGTATCCGGCTGGACTACGGGACTGAGCATCGCATTCATTCTATTGTTGCTAATGGCGTCCATTGGTATCCCTTATTTTTCAATTATCGCCGCTTCCACCATGAAGCTGCGGGGGATCGGCTTGGCTTGGGATAACTTTACGCTCGATTATTACAAGGAACTGCTGTCTTGGGGCTCAGAGAGCATGGAGGCGTTGCTGAACAGCATATTTCTCTCTTTGGGGGCATCGACGATTGCCGTTATGCTGGGCACATGGTTTGCGCTCGTCATTGGCGGCTCGCGTACGAGGCTCCAGCGGACGGTGGATGCATTCAGCTTGCTTCCGAACACGGTTCCGGGGATTGTTATGGTAGTCGGCCTTATTTTATGGTGGAACTCGCCATGGATGCCGATTCCGTTGTATAACACGTACGGTATGGTCATTCTGACGTATGTTGTCTTGTTTGTTCCTTATACAGTCCAGTATGTCAAAAGCGCCTTTACGCAGGTAGATACTGCTCTTTTTCAGGCAGGACAGGTGTTTGGCGGTCGACCGACTTATGTATTCCGGCGGATTGTGCTGCCGCTGATTTTACCGGGCATGCTGGCAGGCTGGATGATGACCTTTACCATTGCTTCGCGCGAACTGGTCGGCTCGTTGCTGATTTTGCCGCCATCCATCCAGACGTCTGCAACCTACATTTTTGCCCAGTTCGAACAGGGGCAGGTGTCGCTTGGTATGGCAATGGCGGTCATATCGGTCGGTTTGACCACGCTACTGCTGATCTTAATGGAAAGCTTAAACTCGCAAAGAAAGTGGAAATGA
- a CDS encoding MBL fold metallo-hydrolase has translation MMMTKLRIWGGAGEHGRSCYVLEGKQHRIMLDCGVKKEGTGQYPVFPPQEAERLTAVLLSHAHEDHSMALPLLYKNGYRGEVWTTKATAEQLGSYFRSWHTYVESRGGKLPYDEQDIESITYRYLEDEAPSGVWQEASPGVRIMWGRSGHLAGAVWYVAEMEGKRLFFSGDYSRESELLVADVPEPNLADISIMDNAYDMDIDPQPVKLERLRVEMERILSAGGHVLLPVPAFGRGQDLIVWASEQFPEQVMIIEPDIWQGLQRLSCLKEWLRPEAPVRIEHVLHSDRIFVPRDAAERVRLLEQSAAAIIVTGDGMMDSPRARWYYQYLSDQPSSVGEGKGSGKSNHNGVILTGHASSGSFGKHLLERGDQDDCCIVRHLIYKVHQGISDVRQMLKVLPGKQVVLVHAPKPQTDLVRGELIREGWTEHESSVKAIHSLEPGATLNV, from the coding sequence ATGATGATGACGAAGCTTCGAATTTGGGGCGGAGCGGGCGAACACGGCCGCTCCTGCTATGTTTTGGAAGGAAAGCAGCATCGCATCATGCTGGATTGTGGTGTGAAAAAGGAAGGAACCGGGCAGTATCCGGTTTTTCCGCCGCAGGAGGCGGAGAGGCTGACTGCTGTATTGCTGTCTCATGCACATGAAGATCATTCGATGGCGCTCCCCTTACTGTACAAAAATGGATACCGGGGAGAGGTGTGGACGACAAAGGCCACTGCGGAACAGCTAGGTTCCTATTTTCGCTCCTGGCATACTTATGTAGAATCGAGAGGCGGAAAATTGCCTTACGACGAACAGGATATCGAATCCATCACTTACCGTTATCTGGAGGATGAAGCGCCGTCAGGGGTGTGGCAAGAGGCTAGTCCGGGTGTACGGATCATGTGGGGACGCAGTGGGCATTTGGCTGGCGCTGTGTGGTACGTAGCAGAAATGGAAGGGAAGCGGTTATTCTTTTCGGGAGACTACAGCCGCGAGTCCGAGCTGCTTGTTGCCGATGTACCAGAACCCAATCTAGCCGATATCTCCATTATGGACAATGCCTATGACATGGATATAGACCCGCAGCCGGTGAAGCTGGAGCGGCTGCGGGTCGAGATGGAACGGATTTTGTCTGCTGGTGGTCATGTGCTGCTTCCGGTACCTGCCTTTGGTCGGGGACAGGATTTGATCGTGTGGGCCAGCGAACAATTCCCTGAACAAGTCATGATTATAGAGCCGGACATATGGCAGGGATTACAGCGTCTGAGCTGTTTGAAAGAATGGCTACGCCCGGAAGCACCTGTACGGATAGAACATGTGCTGCACAGTGACAGGATCTTTGTGCCTCGTGATGCTGCGGAGCGAGTACGGCTGCTGGAACAGAGTGCTGCGGCTATCATCGTAACCGGGGATGGGATGATGGATTCGCCACGGGCACGCTGGTACTATCAATATTTGTCGGATCAACCGTCGAGTGTGGGGGAGGGCAAAGGTAGCGGAAAAAGTAATCATAACGGTGTTATTTTGACGGGACATGCTTCAAGCGGTTCTTTTGGTAAACATCTGCTGGAACGTGGGGATCAGGATGACTGTTGTATCGTTCGGCATTTGATTTACAAGGTGCATCAGGGGATATCGGATGTGAGACAAATGTTGAAGGTGTTGCCTGGTAAACAGGTTGTGCTCGTTCATGCGCCCAAGCCGCAGACCGATCTTGTGCGGGGCGAGCTGATAAGAGAAGGCTGGACCGAGCACGAAAGCTCTGTAAAAGCCATTCACTCTTTGGAACCAGGCGCAACGTTAAACGTTTAG
- a CDS encoding ABC transporter substrate-binding protein → MINKHVFRSGWKKGAMLALTLTFGLAVAGCGTATPSKDGAQSTGSAGQAGAASTDQKLVVYSAGPDGLAKKLVAGYEAQSGVKVELFQGTTGKILARMEAEKANPVADVVVLASLPSVQGLKKDGLTLPYPDAQNADKLNPDWSDKEGNYFSTSASALGIAYNTKLVKTPPTSWADLAKPEYKDQVNIPDPSLSGSALDFMTGYLSAKGDGGWTLFEQYKANGVAMAGANQEALDPVITGAKSMVAAAVDYMTYKAKAKGEPIDIVYPKEGTVISPRPAAILKSTQHEQNAKAFIDYLLSDEAQKLVADASLLPGRTDVKADKRANLDEIPLLKTNWEWMGEHGPDVTEKFTQMFK, encoded by the coding sequence ATGATAAACAAGCACGTTTTTCGTTCAGGTTGGAAAAAGGGCGCGATGCTCGCATTAACATTGACCTTTGGACTGGCTGTCGCAGGCTGTGGAACGGCTACACCATCCAAGGATGGTGCGCAATCCACCGGATCAGCAGGACAAGCCGGGGCGGCATCGACCGATCAGAAGCTGGTTGTCTACAGCGCAGGCCCTGACGGACTGGCAAAAAAGCTGGTAGCTGGGTATGAGGCGCAAAGCGGAGTGAAGGTCGAGCTGTTCCAGGGAACGACAGGTAAAATTTTGGCCCGCATGGAAGCCGAGAAGGCGAATCCGGTAGCAGATGTGGTGGTGCTGGCATCTCTTCCGTCCGTACAAGGCTTGAAAAAAGACGGCCTCACGCTGCCCTACCCGGATGCCCAAAACGCGGACAAGCTGAATCCCGATTGGTCCGACAAGGAAGGCAACTATTTCAGCACCAGTGCTTCCGCGTTAGGTATCGCGTACAACACGAAGCTGGTGAAGACACCGCCGACTTCATGGGCCGATCTCGCGAAGCCGGAATACAAGGACCAAGTTAACATTCCTGATCCGTCCCTGTCCGGCTCGGCGCTGGATTTTATGACTGGCTACCTGAGTGCCAAAGGCGATGGGGGCTGGACGTTGTTCGAGCAGTACAAGGCTAACGGCGTAGCGATGGCTGGAGCCAATCAGGAAGCGCTGGACCCGGTCATTACCGGAGCCAAAAGCATGGTCGCTGCTGCGGTTGATTACATGACCTACAAGGCCAAAGCCAAAGGCGAGCCGATCGACATTGTTTATCCGAAGGAAGGAACAGTCATCAGCCCACGCCCTGCAGCGATTCTCAAATCGACACAGCATGAGCAGAACGCCAAGGCATTCATTGACTATCTGCTGTCGGACGAGGCACAGAAGCTGGTAGCGGACGCTTCCTTGCTTCCGGGACGCACGGATGTCAAAGCAGATAAGCGCGCCAATCTGGATGAGATTCCGTTGCTGAAGACCAATTGGGAATGGATGGGCGAGCACGGGCCTGACGTGACAGAGAAGTTCACGCAAATGTTCAAGTAA